One Staphylococcus ratti DNA segment encodes these proteins:
- a CDS encoding phosphoadenylyl-sulfate reductase, which yields MTNQITYDTFQADPFIHTLGDDETKGALPLLTWAYETYGDHLVYACSFGAESMVLIHLISQVKPDAQLVFLDTDLHFQETYELIERVKRRYPKLQIEMKKPDLSLRAQSHQYQPELWRHDPNLCCYIRKIKPLEDVLNGAVAWISGLRRAQSESRAHTQFINQDERFKSIKVCPLIYWTEDDVWNYIHSHHLPYNTLHDENYPSIGCMPCTSPVFDGQDSRAGRWQGTMKTECGLHSTRP from the coding sequence ATGACCAACCAAATTACCTACGATACGTTTCAAGCTGATCCTTTCATCCATACACTCGGTGACGACGAAACAAAAGGTGCCCTTCCTTTACTAACATGGGCGTATGAAACGTATGGCGATCACCTCGTATATGCATGTAGCTTTGGTGCTGAAAGTATGGTACTCATTCATCTGATTTCACAAGTTAAACCTGATGCACAGCTTGTGTTTTTAGACACAGATTTACATTTCCAAGAAACATACGAGCTCATTGAACGTGTTAAACGTCGTTATCCTAAGCTACAAATCGAAATGAAAAAGCCAGATTTATCGTTGCGCGCACAAAGCCATCAATATCAACCTGAATTGTGGAGACACGATCCTAATCTATGCTGTTATATTCGAAAAATCAAACCGTTAGAAGACGTCTTAAATGGTGCAGTTGCTTGGATTTCTGGCTTACGACGTGCGCAATCAGAAAGTCGTGCACATACGCAATTTATCAATCAAGATGAACGCTTTAAATCTATAAAAGTTTGTCCTTTAATTTATTGGACGGAAGATGACGTTTGGAATTATATCCACTCACATCATCTACCTTATAACACACTTCATGACGAAAACTATCCGAGTATTGGCTGTATGCCTTGTACGTCACCTGTTTTTGATGGTCAAGATTCACGTGCTGGCAGATGGCAAGGCACGATGAAAACGGAATGCGGACTTCATTCAACCCGTCCCTAA
- the dhaK gene encoding dihydroxyacetone kinase subunit DhaK: MKKLIQEKTHFLNDMLDGLKITHPELDVIADAVVVRQSKKQSGVALVSGGGSGHEPAHAGYVAEGMLDAAVCGEVFTSPTPDKVLEAIKAVDNGDGVLLIVKNYAGDVMNFEMAQEMAEMEGIRVETVIVRDDIAIDVVEQRRGVAGTVLVHKYAGYLSERGTSITEIKEKIEAFLEGVRSIGMALTPPAVPTTGQYGFDIEDTEMEIGIGIHGEKGLERTAVEPVKAIAKRLIETLETEVTASELVVMVNGMGGTPLSELNIVTKYVSEVLEEKGKTVKRWFIGDYMTSLDMQGFSLTFAPYDKAVVEALNAPTTSHYFNN; this comes from the coding sequence ATGAAAAAACTGATTCAAGAGAAAACACATTTTTTAAACGACATGCTCGACGGTTTGAAAATCACCCATCCTGAACTAGACGTTATCGCGGACGCGGTGGTTGTACGTCAATCTAAGAAACAATCGGGCGTTGCGCTAGTTTCTGGTGGGGGTAGTGGTCATGAGCCAGCGCATGCGGGTTATGTAGCTGAAGGTATGTTAGATGCTGCCGTGTGTGGTGAGGTATTCACATCTCCAACACCAGATAAAGTTTTAGAAGCGATAAAAGCAGTAGATAATGGAGATGGCGTATTACTCATCGTCAAAAATTATGCGGGCGATGTAATGAATTTTGAGATGGCTCAAGAAATGGCTGAAATGGAAGGTATTCGAGTAGAAACTGTGATTGTCAGAGATGATATTGCGATAGATGTTGTAGAACAACGTCGAGGCGTGGCAGGCACGGTGCTTGTACATAAATATGCAGGTTATCTTTCAGAAAGAGGTACTTCTATCACAGAGATTAAGGAAAAAATAGAAGCCTTTTTAGAAGGCGTACGTTCTATTGGTATGGCATTAACACCACCAGCAGTCCCTACGACGGGGCAATATGGGTTTGATATAGAAGACACAGAAATGGAAATTGGTATCGGTATTCACGGGGAAAAAGGTTTAGAGCGCACCGCTGTGGAACCCGTTAAAGCGATTGCCAAACGTTTAATCGAAACGTTAGAAACAGAAGTTACGGCATCCGAATTGGTTGTAATGGTTAATGGCATGGGTGGCACGCCACTTTCTGAATTAAATATCGTTACGAAATATGTGTCAGAAGTACTTGAGGAGAAAGGTAAAACAGTAAAACGTTGGTTTATCGGTGACTATATGACTTCACTTGATATGCAAGGTTTTTCACTCACATTTGCGCCGTATGACAAAGCGGTAGTAGAAGCGTTAAATGCGCCGACTACGAGTCATTATTTCAATAATTAA
- the dhaL gene encoding dihydroxyacetone kinase subunit DhaL → MNAQELKKRLLELATTFKKEEAHLTELDRAIGDGDHGVNMLRGFEALQDKIDDRSIESILKSTGMTLMSNIGGASGPLYGFSFVKMAQVAKEDIDHDGLVALLTAFSEAIATRGKVSGGEKTMYDVIHRAKEAVAQGDTVTLETLQQYAEDTKDLVATKGRAAYFKEDSKGHVDPGAQSIVYILNALIGED, encoded by the coding sequence ATGAATGCACAAGAATTGAAAAAACGTTTGCTTGAACTTGCAACGACATTTAAAAAAGAAGAAGCACACTTAACTGAACTCGATCGTGCAATTGGTGACGGTGACCACGGTGTCAATATGTTACGCGGTTTTGAAGCATTGCAAGACAAAATAGACGATCGTTCTATAGAAAGTATTTTAAAATCAACAGGGATGACATTGATGTCTAATATTGGAGGTGCATCCGGGCCGCTTTACGGTTTTAGCTTTGTCAAAATGGCTCAAGTCGCAAAAGAAGACATCGACCATGACGGTTTAGTCGCACTTCTAACAGCATTTTCTGAAGCGATTGCCACAAGAGGAAAGGTGTCTGGAGGCGAAAAAACAATGTATGATGTGATTCACCGTGCTAAGGAAGCAGTCGCACAAGGTGATACAGTAACGCTTGAAACACTCCAACAGTACGCCGAAGATACGAAAGACTTAGTAGCGACAAAAGGACGCGCAGCATATTTTAAAGAAGATTCTAAAGGGCATGTTGATCCCGGGGCACAAAGCATTGTTTATATTTTAAATGCATTGATTGGAGAGGATTAA
- the dhaM gene encoding dihydroxyacetone kinase phosphoryl donor subunit DhaM: MTSLIIVSHSEEIAEGTKALLGQMSPNVDVIAVGGANGEIGTSFDAISDVLNQLENDALCFFDIGSAEMNLDMAIEMYAGAHRIEKVVAPIVEGSFLASVSLTTNGDFDQAIEAVKEEFGQS, from the coding sequence ATGACCAGTTTAATTATTGTGAGCCACAGTGAAGAGATTGCTGAAGGAACGAAAGCGTTGTTAGGTCAAATGTCACCTAACGTTGATGTCATTGCAGTAGGCGGAGCGAACGGTGAAATAGGAACGTCTTTTGATGCCATTTCAGATGTACTTAATCAACTTGAAAATGATGCATTATGCTTTTTCGATATCGGCTCTGCTGAAATGAATTTAGATATGGCGATTGAAATGTATGCAGGGGCGCATCGCATTGAAAAAGTGGTTGCGCCTATTGTAGAAGGTAGTTTTCTCGCGAGTGTATCTTTGACAACGAATGGTGATTTTGATCAAGCTATCGAAGCGGTAAAAGAAGAATTCGGCCAATCATAA
- a CDS encoding zinc ribbon domain-containing protein YjdM, whose protein sequence is MTTALPNCPSCGSEYTYEDGALYVCPMCAHEWTPESVAEAEEAAIIRDANGNELQDGDTVAVIRDLKVKGASSTIKQGTKVKNIKLVDPEDGHDIDCKIPGFGQIGLKSEVVKKIN, encoded by the coding sequence ATGACAACTGCCTTACCTAACTGCCCAAGTTGTGGATCAGAGTACACTTACGAAGATGGCGCACTTTACGTTTGTCCTATGTGTGCGCATGAATGGACACCTGAGTCTGTTGCAGAAGCTGAAGAAGCTGCGATTATTCGTGATGCAAATGGTAATGAACTGCAAGACGGTGATACGGTTGCGGTTATTCGCGACTTAAAAGTTAAAGGTGCTTCAAGCACTATCAAACAAGGGACAAAAGTTAAAAACATTAAACTTGTGGATCCTGAAGATGGCCATGACATCGATTGTAAAATTCCTGGATTTGGTCAAATTGGCTTAAAATCCGAAGTTGTGAAAAAAATCAACTAA
- a CDS encoding class I SAM-dependent methyltransferase, with amino-acid sequence MTLLNGIPESMLIPLAYRATETNEKSPIIADLHSQKIFKEIDYPFENISNSWPTQVGISVRTYLLDQQVSQFLKQSSKPLIINIGCGLDTRRTRLELNDIPWIDLDVPEVIDIRKQFFSETSTYKMIPESMLDDTWMDDVQKFEFYQHNMEMLIIFEGVLMYFDAQTITQLLNKIVSRLKYQKLTFAIEFCSKLIAKNTHRHKAVSQLESKPQFKYGYNRLAEVMNILPLGLSIETEYNYFDYFTDRWRLFGKCRHIPYLKNRLNNKIVILQHSAPVENKIS; translated from the coding sequence ATGACATTATTAAATGGGATACCTGAATCTATGTTAATCCCTCTCGCTTATAGAGCAACCGAAACTAATGAAAAAAGCCCGATAATTGCAGATTTGCATTCACAAAAAATCTTCAAAGAGATCGACTATCCTTTTGAAAATATTTCAAACTCTTGGCCAACTCAAGTGGGGATTAGTGTTCGTACATATCTATTGGATCAACAAGTCAGTCAGTTTCTCAAACAATCCTCTAAGCCTTTAATTATTAATATCGGTTGTGGTTTAGATACAAGAAGAACGCGCCTCGAATTAAACGACATACCATGGATAGATTTAGACGTGCCAGAAGTGATCGATATTCGGAAACAGTTTTTTTCAGAAACTAGCACATACAAGATGATTCCGGAGTCTATGCTAGATGATACATGGATGGATGATGTGCAAAAATTTGAATTTTATCAACACAATATGGAGATGCTTATTATTTTTGAAGGTGTTTTAATGTACTTTGATGCCCAAACGATTACCCAATTACTCAATAAAATCGTCTCTCGTTTAAAATACCAAAAATTAACATTTGCAATCGAATTCTGTTCTAAATTGATTGCGAAAAATACCCATAGGCACAAAGCTGTCTCTCAATTAGAATCAAAACCTCAATTTAAATATGGATATAATCGATTAGCTGAAGTGATGAACATCCTACCACTCGGACTATCTATTGAAACTGAATATAACTACTTTGACTATTTTACAGATAGATGGCGCTTGTTTGGTAAATGCCGTCACATTCCTTACTTAAAGAATCGATTGAACAATAAAATCGTCATACTGCAACATAGTGCGCCGGTTGAAAATAAGATTTCATAA
- a CDS encoding alpha/beta hydrolase, which yields MMKSKESKKVKKSYLKINHQRHGMIIETRDWSNPVLLIIHGGPGFPLYPFMSAHNVDLTKQYTVVYWDHPGTGLSGWRNAPTIQSLVDDAYQLIQYLRTEFQQSKIYLMCHSFGTIIGTYLAHRYPQYIATYIGVGQLGHVLKNEHRILNQIKIFARQEGDHKGLELLEKVRLDYDFHENKYYQLLRDWYTARYKLGFSSRGYSLFKMIQVILKTPNYTLCERLNVLRSGMLGAPRLSKEMTRTNLLDIAQEIWVPVVIIQGVHDLQTTLEESRIFFEKLGSRYKRYYYFQDAAHAPFIDETEKFLFIMKEIIDPHVT from the coding sequence ATGATGAAATCAAAAGAATCCAAAAAAGTAAAAAAGTCGTATTTAAAAATCAATCATCAACGTCATGGAATGATAATCGAAACGAGAGATTGGTCCAATCCAGTACTTCTAATTATACATGGTGGACCGGGGTTCCCTTTATATCCGTTTATGAGTGCGCATAATGTTGACTTAACCAAACAATATACGGTAGTGTACTGGGATCATCCTGGAACAGGATTGTCAGGATGGCGCAATGCACCTACCATTCAATCTTTAGTAGACGATGCTTATCAGTTGATTCAATATTTAAGAACTGAATTTCAGCAATCCAAAATTTATTTAATGTGTCATTCATTTGGCACGATTATTGGCACATATTTAGCACACCGATACCCACAATATATTGCGACGTATATTGGTGTCGGACAATTAGGTCATGTGTTAAAGAATGAACACCGTATTTTAAATCAAATTAAAATATTTGCACGTCAAGAAGGTGATCATAAAGGATTAGAATTACTTGAAAAAGTACGTTTGGATTATGATTTTCACGAAAATAAATATTATCAGTTATTGCGTGATTGGTATACTGCACGCTATAAATTAGGGTTTTCGAGTCGAGGATACAGTTTATTTAAAATGATACAAGTCATTTTGAAAACACCAAATTATACGTTATGTGAACGTTTAAATGTTTTACGCAGTGGCATGTTAGGTGCACCACGTCTTTCAAAAGAAATGACACGAACTAACTTGTTAGATATTGCCCAGGAAATATGGGTGCCTGTTGTAATTATACAAGGCGTGCATGATTTACAAACAACGTTAGAAGAAAGCCGTATCTTTTTTGAAAAGTTAGGTTCGCGCTACAAGCGTTATTACTACTTTCAAGACGCAGCACATGCCCCGTTTATCGATGAAACTGAAAAATTTTTATTTATTATGAAAGAAATTATTGACCCTCACGTAACGTGA
- a CDS encoding MerR family transcriptional regulator, translated as MERYTTGEVAKLCGISTRTLQYYDEQGILKPAETNDKQYRVYTETEIQKLKAILLLKKLGFKLNAIRKIVEETHALQTVKILLNENMEHLQKDIEEKQAQLKEMKTMNKMIHDESLSPLTKLKDIDTILKTDTNYPFLTYKTLGLAGGATILEVIAYYQSYKRKNVWPSIIGIGGSIAVAAYITHDYYHKVSYMCPNCQHVFKPPFKTWLLAPHTPRTRKLDCPNCQFTGYCLEVVDTEK; from the coding sequence ATGGAACGCTATACTACAGGTGAAGTCGCAAAATTATGTGGCATATCGACTCGGACGTTGCAATATTACGATGAGCAAGGAATTTTAAAACCTGCAGAAACGAATGACAAACAATATCGTGTATATACCGAGACGGAAATTCAAAAATTGAAAGCGATTTTGTTATTAAAAAAACTGGGTTTTAAGTTGAATGCGATTCGTAAAATTGTTGAAGAAACACATGCATTGCAAACGGTTAAAATTTTGTTGAATGAAAACATGGAACATTTACAAAAAGATATTGAGGAAAAACAAGCGCAGTTGAAGGAGATGAAAACAATGAATAAGATGATTCACGATGAAAGTCTGTCTCCCCTCACTAAACTAAAAGACATTGATACCATTTTGAAAACAGACACTAATTATCCATTTTTAACTTACAAAACGCTAGGGCTTGCTGGAGGCGCTACGATTCTAGAGGTAATAGCTTATTATCAAAGTTATAAGCGAAAAAATGTATGGCCATCTATTATAGGTATTGGTGGTAGCATTGCTGTTGCAGCGTACATTACTCACGATTACTATCACAAAGTAAGTTATATGTGTCCGAACTGCCAGCATGTTTTTAAACCACCATTCAAAACGTGGCTTCTTGCACCACATACGCCACGTACACGAAAGTTAGATTGTCCGAACTGTCAGTTTACAGGTTATTGTTTGGAAGTCGTTGATACGGAAAAATAA